A single SAR202 cluster bacterium DNA region contains:
- the pstC gene encoding phosphate ABC transporter permease subunit PstC, translated as MPPARTIGVQSPARRRRIYLEGLAFKWLFFGCAILSIFVTVGIVISLLSQAVGFFGEVSLWEFLTGTRWTPILQPRSYGVLPLVAGTLLVSAIAGIVAVPMGTAIAIYMSEFAADRVRRILKPVLEVLAGVPTVVYGFFALTFVTPLLQKVFPDMLVFNALSAGVVMGLMIIPMISSLSEDAMLAVPRSLREGAFALGSTRLEVSLRVVFPAALSGIIASFILGASRAIGETMLVTIAAGATPKLTANPLESVQTMTAYIVQLSLGETPHGSLEYNTIFAVGLLLFVMTLGMNFMGAYIVRRWGNRY; from the coding sequence ATGCCGCCGGCGCGGACCATCGGGGTGCAGTCGCCGGCGCGCAGGCGGCGCATCTACCTTGAAGGGCTCGCCTTCAAGTGGCTCTTCTTCGGCTGTGCAATCCTATCCATCTTCGTGACCGTCGGCATCGTTATCAGCCTGCTTTCGCAGGCCGTTGGCTTTTTCGGTGAAGTCTCTTTGTGGGAGTTCCTGACCGGCACCCGGTGGACGCCCATCCTGCAGCCCCGGTCCTACGGCGTGCTTCCCCTCGTGGCCGGGACGCTGCTCGTCTCAGCCATCGCCGGCATTGTCGCCGTCCCCATGGGGACGGCAATCGCTATCTACATGTCCGAGTTCGCGGCAGACCGCGTGCGGCGCATTCTCAAGCCCGTGCTCGAGGTTCTCGCCGGCGTGCCTACTGTAGTCTACGGCTTCTTCGCGCTTACGTTCGTCACCCCTCTGCTGCAGAAGGTCTTCCCGGATATGCTCGTGTTCAACGCCCTTAGCGCCGGCGTGGTGATGGGGCTAATGATCATCCCGATGATATCGTCGCTGAGCGAGGACGCTATGCTCGCCGTGCCGCGCTCACTCCGCGAAGGGGCGTTTGCCCTGGGGTCGACCCGGCTGGAGGTCTCTCTGCGCGTCGTCTTCCCCGCGGCGCTTTCCGGCATCATCGCATCCTTCATCCTCGGCGCGTCCCGCGCTATCGGCGAGACGATGCTGGTGACCATCGCCGCCGGCGCAACTCCGAAGCTCACCGCCAACCCGCTGGAGAGCGTTCAGACAATGACGGCATACATAGTGCAGCTCAGCCTGGGTGAGACGCCGCACGGGTCGCTGGAATACAACACCATCTTCGCGGTCGGTCTTTTGCTGTTCGTAATGACGCTCGGCATGAACTTCATGGGCGCGTACATTGTGCGCCGCTGGGGAAACAGGTACTAG
- the pstA gene encoding phosphate ABC transporter permease PstA, giving the protein MSQATTPAPQEVFSRRLPFRKSMGKGAYVVFILTFIAGIFGLVTLLAQVLIQGWDWLTPGLIFNYPSRFPSQAGLRSALMGTVWVMSITAGFSIPIGIGAAIYLEEYAPKNWLTRLIEVNISNLAGVPSIIYGLLGLALFVQWLALGRSVLAGALTMTLLILPIIILASREAIRAVPRTYREAAYALGATHWQVDKSVTLPAAFPGILTGIILGMSRAIGESAPMIAISALVYLTFVPSSPMDRFTVLPIQIFNWISRPQEDFRSLAAAGIVVLLVILLSMNGIAIYLRNRFQKRSHD; this is encoded by the coding sequence ATGAGCCAGGCAACTACCCCTGCACCCCAAGAAGTATTCAGCAGGCGGCTCCCTTTCAGGAAGTCGATGGGGAAGGGCGCCTACGTCGTCTTCATCCTAACCTTTATCGCAGGGATCTTCGGCCTGGTGACGCTCCTCGCCCAGGTGCTCATCCAGGGATGGGACTGGCTGACACCGGGACTGATATTCAATTACCCATCGCGCTTCCCGTCCCAGGCCGGCCTGCGGTCCGCCCTTATGGGCACAGTGTGGGTAATGAGTATCACAGCGGGGTTCAGCATCCCCATCGGTATCGGCGCGGCGATATACCTTGAGGAGTACGCGCCCAAGAACTGGCTGACCCGCCTGATTGAGGTCAACATATCCAACCTGGCAGGGGTGCCATCGATCATCTACGGCCTGCTCGGCCTCGCCCTCTTTGTCCAGTGGCTCGCGCTCGGCCGCAGCGTGCTCGCCGGGGCGCTCACGATGACGCTGCTTATACTGCCGATCATCATCCTCGCATCCCGCGAGGCGATACGCGCCGTTCCGCGCACATACCGGGAGGCGGCATACGCGCTTGGCGCGACGCACTGGCAGGTGGACAAGAGCGTGACGCTGCCGGCGGCCTTTCCGGGCATTCTTACCGGCATCATCCTGGGCATGTCGCGCGCCATCGGCGAGTCCGCACCCATGATAGCCATCAGCGCGCTCGTATACCTCACCTTCGTCCCTTCCAGCCCCATGGACAGGTTCACCGTCCTGCCGATCCAGATCTTCAACTGGATCTCCCGGCCGCAGGAAGACTTCCGCAGCCTCGCGGCAGCGGGCATCGTCGTCCTCCTCGTCATCCTGCTTTCGATGAACGGAATTGCCATATACCTTCGCAACCGCTTCCAGAAGAGGTCCCATGACTAG
- the pstB gene encoding phosphate ABC transporter ATP-binding protein, translating into MTSEKPSARFKADNLNFYYGTFKALKNISLEVKRNKVTALIGPSGCGKSTFLRCFNRMNDLIPHTRVEGNILFDGNDLYGPTVDPVEIRSRIGMVFQKPNPFPKSIFDNVAFGLKINGYKGDHKEAVERSLRRAALWNEVKDRLNKSAYALSGGQQQRLCIARALAVEPEVILMDEPASALDPIATLAIEELIRDLVRDVTILIVTHNMQQAARVSDETAFLMVGEDRAGYLVEHGDTGQIFTNPRDEKTEAYITGRFS; encoded by the coding sequence ATGACTAGCGAAAAGCCGTCCGCCAGGTTCAAGGCAGATAACCTGAACTTTTACTACGGCACCTTCAAGGCGCTGAAAAACATCAGCCTGGAGGTGAAGCGCAACAAGGTCACGGCGCTGATAGGCCCATCCGGCTGCGGCAAGAGCACGTTTCTCCGCTGCTTCAACCGGATGAACGACCTCATCCCGCACACGAGAGTAGAAGGCAATATCCTGTTCGACGGAAACGATCTTTACGGCCCCACCGTCGACCCGGTGGAGATTCGCTCTCGCATCGGCATGGTCTTCCAGAAGCCGAACCCGTTTCCTAAGTCGATCTTCGACAACGTCGCGTTCGGCCTCAAGATCAACGGCTACAAGGGAGACCACAAGGAGGCGGTTGAGCGGTCGCTTCGCCGCGCCGCCCTGTGGAACGAGGTGAAGGACCGGCTGAACAAGAGCGCGTACGCCCTCTCCGGCGGACAGCAGCAGCGCCTGTGCATCGCCAGGGCCCTGGCGGTGGAGCCGGAGGTGATACTCATGGACGAACCAGCCTCTGCGCTCGACCCCATCGCCACACTCGCGATTGAGGAGTTGATTCGCGACCTGGTGCGGGATGTTACTATACTCATCGTTACGCACAACATGCAGCAGGCGGCGCGTGTTTCTGACGAGACGGCCTTTCTGATGGTAGGCGAGGACCGGGCAGGATACCTGGTCGAACACGGGGACACCGGTCAGATCTTCACGAACCCCAGGGACGAAAAGACGGAAGCGTACATAACCGGGCGTTTCAGCTAG